Genomic DNA from Bacteroidota bacterium:
AATACCTTTTCGATTCAGCAAAGTTAGATTTGCAGCCGAGCTGCAATGCTATCATAATTTTGTTCGCTTATGGAATTTTATTATATTCGCTGATATGAAAGTATTAACACTTAGTATTCCTGACAGTTTAGAATTTGACAACGCTCAGTTGGCAATGTTTTTTGCAGCGGAGTTGTATAAACAAGGTAAACTTTCTCTTGGGCAGGCTGCTGAAATTGCAGGCGTAAGCAAACGCGTATTTATCGAGATAATCGGTCGCTATAACGTATCTGTTTTTAATTCCAAAGTTGCTGACCTTTCCAATGATGTTTTGAATGCATAAAACTATTATTTCGGATACTAGTTGCTTTATAATTTTAGCGAAAATTAATGAACTTGAACTGCTACATCAATTATATGGTGAGGTTTATACTACTGTTGAAATTGCTGAAGA
This window encodes:
- a CDS encoding UPF0175 family protein, translating into MKVLTLSIPDSLEFDNAQLAMFFAAELYKQGKLSLGQAAEIAGVSKRVFIEIIGRYNVSVFNSKVADLSNDVLNA